The following proteins are encoded in a genomic region of Drosophila miranda strain MSH22 chromosome 4, D.miranda_PacBio2.1, whole genome shotgun sequence:
- the LOC108162331 gene encoding male-specific sperm protein Mst84Da-like, whose product MCNYPCYPSAALCPCGGCGPSGFYDPCFGSYNGPFNSCCGPSGPQCWGGFTF is encoded by the coding sequence ATGTGCAACTATCCGTGCTATCCCTCTGCCGCCCTGTGCCCCTGCGGCGGCTGTGGTCCCAGCGGCTTCTACGATCCCTGCTTTGGATCCTACAATGGTCCCTTCAACTCCTGCTGTGGCCCCAGCGGTCCTCAATGCTGGGGAGGGTTTACGTTTTAG